Genomic segment of Salvelinus alpinus chromosome 23, SLU_Salpinus.1, whole genome shotgun sequence:
AATAGGCACGCTgtgcttttggtttctctccctctaaaaacagaaataaatatgtTGGcctttataaatattattttggcctttattcagattacaatcgctttaaattctctagtacagacaatattgaagactatcaaatgcttctcaagatgccctctggtggtcaaactagcactaactagcattaatagCAACAATAGCTGACAAtgaaataacgtgccatagaattctgcggcagcccgcaaggtgtgcaGCAGTATGGCGCAACTTTTACAGGAAGAACTATTGTACAACACCCGTTCTagcagtcacattctgttaaaggtactgacagttgtggctgctttgcgtgatgtggctgctttgtgctgttgtctgtgcccaagaatgtttgtaccctgttttgtgctgctaccatgtggtgttgctaccatgctgtgttgtcatgtgttgctgccatgctatgttgttgttttaggtctctttttatgttgtgttgtgttgtctctcttgtcgtgatgtgtgttttgccctatatttttatttaatttatttgtattttttatcccagcccccatccccacaggaggccttttgccttttggtagactgtcattgtaaataacaatttgttcttaactgacttgcctagttaaataaaggttaaataaaaatgtatatatttcctCAGGTGGGACCATGTCCAATCTGTACAGTGTACTGCTGGCCAGATACCACTTCTTCCCTGAAGTGAAGACCAAAGGGATGACTGCTCTGCCCAGGCTAATCCTCTTCACATCAGCACATGTACGCATCACCAGTATTCACGTTAGGTCATGCTTATTCATATTATCTATAAACTTGTACTGACAAATACTTTTTCCCTACTATAGAGTCATTATTCAGTCAAGAAATCTGCAGCAGTTCTTGGGATAGGAAGTGAAAATGTTGTGCTGGTGAAATGTAATGACCGGTAAGCAAGGAGGGGAGAGTGATTGGCATTTGTTGATTGTGAACATTGACAATATCATCAGAGCTAAATGAGTGATGTCGTGTTTTTTACAATTCAAGGGGAAAGATGATCCCTGCAGAATTGGAGTCAAGTATCATTACTGCCAAAGATCAGGTAATGGATGAATGAGTCTGCTCTTGCCAAACTGAGGGATAAAGGGCTTTGTGAATTAAATACATGTAAGCATATATTTTCAGCCAGGGATGGATTTAGTCAAATTAGGATGAAACAGACACCCCCAACAGAATACGCTTAAATCAGAATTTCTGTTTACCAGTCAACAACATTGTCTGGTGCATAAAATGAGCTACCAGAGCTCCAGTGTGTTGGCAGGGACTATTTCACAGGAACAAGTCAATACACTCATCATGATtcttgtcatctctctctctctcttcagggtTGTGTCCCATTCTACGTCAATGCCACAGCAGGCACCACTGTGTACGGAGCCTTTGATCCTCTCAATGCCATCGCAGACATCTGTGAGAGCCATGGACTCTGGCTGCATGTTGATGTATTTACCTTATAGCATCCATCATGGTTTACCGGACACAGATTTAGTCTTATTTCTGACATCCTATATTTTAATTGGGTATGCTTTTTAGTCCAGTACTAAGCATAATTTGTGTCTGGGAAACCGTCCCCATAAGAATTTGTTATATGTAAAGATAAGATTGTATTTAGAGTAAAATTCTCTTTATTTCTTAACAGGCAGCCTGGGGCGGAGGACTGTTGATGTCCAAGCGGCACCGTGTGAAACTACAAGGGATTGAACGGTAGGTACGGTaaccagagagaacagagacttAAGGACACCCAAATTCTACGGCTCTCCAAAAGGATAATAGATTTCTTAATTTCACTCTACCGTACAGCCAGGATCAATTACATTTTGGGGATACTGTTTCCATTCACAATGGAAATGGAATTGACTCTCAACAGTTCTGCCTTGATTGGATCTTACATGCAGGTCTATTTGAATTATGTTTATTACAGAGCCTGGTCTGTGACTTGGAACCCTCATAAAATGATGGGTGCTCCGCTGCAATGCTCAGCCATACTGGTGAAGAAAAGGGTGTGTAGTCTAACGCTATGAATTTTTAAAAATCAAGATTACCattacatgcgcacacacacacacaccgaaacacacacacataatgcaaATACTGGTTTCTCACTCACAGGGCCTCTTGAAAGACTGCAATCAGATGTGTGCTGAATACCTTTTCCAAACTGACAAGCACTACGACACCTCTTATGACACCGGAGACAAGACCATTCAGTGTGGCAGGCACGTTGATGTCTTCAAGCTCTGGCTCATGTGGAAGGCCAAGGTATGTAACACACTCAtatggattttttattttttatttatcaacTGGTCAATAAAACACATCTCTTCTTAGGGTTCAGAAGGCTTTGAATCACAGGTCAATAAATGTTTGgaaaatgctgagcacttgttcgaCAAACTCAAACAAAGACCAGACTTTGAACTCGTCTTCAAAAGCAAAGTAAGTCTGTTTTTTAAAGTCCCTTGAAGTTATTGAATAATTCCTCAGTGAGATGAATCGTTGTAAGCCTTTTATCTGTGATACATCCCCATGCAGCCTGAACACAGCAACGTGTGCTTCTGGTACATCCCACCAAGTCTGAGGAACATGCCACCAGGTTCTGAGAGGAACAGGAGACTCCATGAGGTAATGCTACACCTTGGATCTCTAATGTTAGTGATATATTAGATGCGTCTTATTTCAACCTTTGTGGTTCTTTATCCATTAGACGCTGCAGATACTGTATCTGTACATATAACTAGCAGCAGCACATTATGAATTCAATTCTATAAAATCTATACTCTATAAAGCTATAGCTAAATCACTGTTTGGTTTCTAAGGTGGCACCAAAGATCAAAGCCAAGATGATGGAGCAGGGGATGGCCATGATTGGTTATCAGCCGCTCGGAGACAAAGTTAACTTCTTCCGATGTGTCTTCTCCAACCCGGCCACACAGACAGAGGATGTGGACTACCTCTTGGAGGAGATCGCTTCTCTTGGTCATGACATGCAATATGCATCAGGATTGAGACCAATTTGTGAATCAGGTTTGAGACCACTTTATGAATCCGGTTGTGGCTCAGATTAACTGTAAATCATGCATTTAGAGGAAAATGGGTAAAAACAATCAGAAAATTAAATACATCTCTATACGTACtaattgttctgaaatgttttgttgtgtAATTACAGTTCTTCttatgtaaaaatatatacaaatatgatTTTTGTATTCCAGGTATCGGAATCGTTAGAATGTAGCCAGTTCATTTCTAAATTCATTTTATTTGTGTACAACAATATTGTAgcatatacagcgcattcggaaagtattcagaccccttgacttttttcacattttgttacgttacagccttattctaaaattgattaaataatgttttcccctcgtcaatctacacacaataccccataatgacaaaggaaaaactgttttttagaagtgtttgtaaatttgaaagaataaa
This window contains:
- the LOC139551254 gene encoding glutamate decarboxylase 1-like encodes the protein MDYLQLPESTTEKSTPGGQILAESKQRSSSDNINSPPTSDNTCIPKDFSCIYNKDLLPALSGEDTTKSFFQELVNILLSYVCKSFRRRSKVLDFHHPHQLREGLEGFSLELPDQPENLEQLLVDCRDTLKYGVKTGHPRFFNQLSSGLDVIGLAGEWLTSTANTNMFTYEVSPVFILMEEVLLRKMQKIVGWSEEEGDGVFCPGGTMSNLYSVLLARYHFFPEVKTKGMTALPRLILFTSAHSHYSVKKSAAVLGIGSENVVLVKCNDRGKMIPAELESSIITAKDQGCVPFYVNATAGTTVYGAFDPLNAIADICESHGLWLHVDAAWGGGLLMSKRHRVKLQGIERAWSVTWNPHKMMGAPLQCSAILVKKRGLLKDCNQMCAEYLFQTDKHYDTSYDTGDKTIQCGRHVDVFKLWLMWKAKGSEGFESQVNKCLENAEHLFDKLKQRPDFELVFKSKPEHSNVCFWYIPPSLRNMPPGSERNRRLHEVAPKIKAKMMEQGMAMIGYQPLGDKVNFFRCVFSNPATQTEDVDYLLEEIASLGHDMQYASGLRPICESGLRPLYESGCGSD